The genomic stretch AGACGAAATCTTGTTGACGATCCCGTTGAATTGATGCCCTTGGAACGCAGTCTcttaagggttttgttttgtttctttgagaaaGGCTGTCATCGTCATTGTCAGTTCAGCTGGGGGTTCCTTCCTTCACATTGAGAACCTGGAACAGAGAGATCAGCAACTTAGTAGGAGTTAAACAAATGTAGTAAAGTCCAATATTTGAAGGAAATCCATTCCCCAGAAATCACGAGCATCACAAGGAAAGGCAAATGGTTAGAAAGGCAAATTCCTAGGTCACCTAGACGTACTGAGTTGGAAACTCCGGGGCCCACAATCTGTGCTTTCACAATTGCCCCAGGTAAATCCGACTCAGCATGTTAATGCTTGAGGACCATAGATgtcccagagagagagaaatgaacttCCTCTTTTTGGGGGAGCCACTACATTTTGGGGTCTTTTTGTTGTATTAGCTTAATTTGTATCCTGATATGGCTCAGCTGTATTTTGACTGTTAGAAATTAAACGCATTATTCTTCGGACTTGTCACTAAAGTCGCAGCTGGGTAGGGGGACTCTTAGAGGATGTGAAATCTTAATTCTTACTTGGCTTGTTTTGTCAATGCCTCGTGACACAAGTCAAAGCTAGCTTGCGAATTACACAATTACACATCATCAACCCATGACTGTAAATGGCAGTAGCGTGGACAACTCGGAAGAGAAGCTAATCTGGGTTTGTGCCAGTCCTAAATGGATTGTGCCTTGCTTTGTTGTGCCTTCTGTTCAAGTTAAGACCGAAGAAAGAAGGAGTagctatgatttaaaaatacttctttgtTCCCATAAAGCACCTTTTACCTGCTGAGGTAAGAAAACACTTTTCATCCAGACTACAGCTTATTACTCTTTCCAAGATTCTCTGGCTTTTCAGATCCCCCAACGTCCAGACCAGCCATTTGTTCCTAATAAAGGAATTACTGATTTCTCAGGCCAGTTTTTACCTGCTCTGCGGCATAATTGTTTGGACCAGGTGCTAACGAAGCCGAGGCCTGGAATtcaattcccacacaggccaATTAGCTTTGCTTTTCTGCAGGAGCCCAGGCTGCACTATGAAGGGTCACCGGTCTTCCTGCAGAGGCTGCCATGCACCTTTCTTTAGAGCTGGAGGTCATAAAAGGGGCCAGCTGAGGATGTGGGGGAGGATCCATAGAAGTCCTCATTGGCTCCAAATATTGAATCCAAGCATTTTGGCTCAAGGGAGTGGAAGTAAAGCTACAAGGAAGGGAAGAATTGTGATCCTAGGAAGATCAAGGACCTGGAGGTAAAGTGGGGGAGAAGGtgtatggggggcgggggggggggcgacTTTCCTCTGCTCCTTCACAGAAACTGTCAGGGTAGTCAGAGGAGTTTTAGTCTCAACTGCGTGTTGCTTTTCCTGCATTTGGAGCTTCCTTCAGAGCATTTCAGGATATTAGGAAGTAAAACCTTTCTATCCCCCGTCCTGATGTGATGGGACAGTGGAAGCAGTCCCTTAAAAGGGAGGGCCAACTTGCCCATTTCCTTCCGTTCTGTTACACCCTCAGCAGTGCCTTCCCCAGGTCCTTTCCCTCATGTCCACCATGTAAGAGAAAAGACCTAAGGCTGCGAAGAACAATGGACTGTGTCCAAATTACACAAGGAAGCCAAAGGCCAACTCCAGCCTTTATGGAAGCGCAGGACCATCCACGGCCACATCCAGGATTATGGGTTAGGCCTTGGAGCTGACCCGAACACTGTTTTGTGTTATAGAAACCATAAGGTCAAAGTTCCACTCATTTTTGTAAGAAGGGTACAGTTAAAAGAAAGACTAAGGTTCACCTCGGAAATGATTGGCTATAATTGCTGATAAAGTTCTGGAGCTTGTTTGCCATGATATTGTAGCCTAGATTCCGTACACATTTACACAGATCTTTTCTGAATTAAGTCAATATCTTTATCATCGAAACATCAGCATTTCTAACTATAGCTCTGGGAGAGTTGGCAACAGGACTTGATGTCTTATTACCAAAGTGGGAGAGGAGAGCATGTGTggacagtttttaattttaagaaacatccTTCAGCCTCTGAAAACTCCTGCTGCTAATTCTGCCAATGCCTAGCTAAGTGATTAAACTTCTTTCTAACGTTGAGAGATATATGGGTTTCTAATAGACCTATTCCCGTGGTATGCCCTCTTTGTGAACAAGCCAACTGTgagatgttttcaattttcataacAAGCTACTTTCATCGAGGCAGAATTTCCAAAGCAAGGGGAGTAATAAGCTCTTTTGGTCTATGCAAATACAAAACTAActgttgaatttgtttttcatgttcccaggaaatatattcaaaagaatggTACCAATGTGTGCAATAGCTAATTATTCAACCTTAGGTGGAATGAAACAGGAGGGCTTTCTGAACTTCTGAAAAGAAGAACAAGGCATAAAAAAGATACAGTAGACAAGCGAGACCTGATTACAAAAAGGTGACTGTCTTTTCAGGTCACATTAAATACTGATAAAGATTGTCCCCTTTCTACTATTGCCACTCAGAGACCTTTTTGGAACTATTCTTCTGCAATTGCCTTCAAGCTTACAGAATATTCTTCTAAATATAGTGGGGAAATTTTGATCCTTGAAGAAGAGGTTGAATTCTTCAAAACATTCTGAGCTATGCAGAGCCAGGTTTTGAGGGAAAAAGCAACTCAACGTGGATATTGCTCTTTAGTTCAAAAGTGAGGCACTATAGAATAACACAATGATTGTGTGTGTGCCAGGGGAGGGTATTTTATGAATGAGCTATGAAGCTAAGTCCGGTGTACGTAAAATTATTTTAGAGGGCTTTGGGGCACTGATTGGTGTTACTCTTCAGACAAATAGAAGACACTGCTTTTGGATCTCCACCCACAGAAAGTCCCACGAGGCATTTGACCAAGAAAGGGCCTGGCCAGCGGGGGGCTGAGAAGTCAGTCCCAAATTCCTGGAGCCCTCAGAGCCACGTGATCCACCAACAAAACAGTGCTGGTCATATAACACCTGTGACACCTATCATAGGTGTGAACAAGAGAATCTCACTCAGCGTTCGTACAGAATTAGTACTCATTTCTGTACTGGTTGGTTTaatacagatatattttttttctgaataaggGCTTCTAGAAACATTCTCTCTAGGTGCTTAATGCAACAAATGAACTTGTAGTTTGTGTTTAGCCTAGAAAATGTACAGTGGACCAAAGGGCAGTGAAACAGAAAACCTCCCTCCAGAAAAGCCTCCGAGCCTCTGTGAAGGGGTCACCAATCAACGAGTTAAACACCATGAAATAGTGAAAGAACCAGCTCCCCAAGCTCTGTGAGTGGCAAGCAGTAAATTTATTATCAGAAACAGTGAGAAGCGCAGGTGCTACTGCATCTTCCGTCCTTCATATTGAAGGTCACTGTGGACCGTTCCCCAGATGTCTCTCATGGCAGCAGACTGTCCAAGGCACACAGCACAGGCTCTTGTCCTGGCTTCACCAGTGAGAAGCTACGTGACCATCTCAGTTTCCTCTAAAATGGAGGGCATGATAGAATCTTCCAGAATCTTCCTCCTAAGATTGCTGTGGGCATTAAAGGTAGTAAACTGCTTCTCCCAATACTTGGAGTatggtagatactcaataaaactagctattattattatttttagtattgcAGTTATTTTAGCCTTTTAGCATAAATTTCATGAAAACTTCTGAAAAGTTAATGAGAATCTCTTCATTTTCAGTTGCCTAGTTTTCTTCCCATACATTTTATTGTCTCCTTTATCTCATTGACTGTCTTTGTATTGAAACAATGCCAGTTTGGtgtaattatttttccccatCCTCCATAAAATCATACATGGGACAAATCAGTTGCCCTAAGACATGTTTGCTAAGTTTTGAAATATTAGGATGAAACCTGAATGAAGTCACCATGGAACAAAAATGAAGCAGTACTGTTTTGCATAAAAGGGCACAAATGAAAATGCAGTCTTCTCAAAACATCTGTGAAGAGGCTGTTccccaaatgttcatcaaaaaTAAACGTATCTGTAAACGTATCACAGGGATTTACTCAAATAATCTATGGTCCTACTATCAAAATATTCTGGTAGGAActagcagatttttaaaaatcccatcaATGCACAATCGTTAAGAAAACCCCTAAATTGGAGGTTTGAATCAACACCATTTTGATGTGCTAAGAGCAAAAATAAGCtattatgttaaaaagaaaaaagcatgggAATTGTCTACTCATTTCCTCGGCATGTATTGGTGTCAGCAGAATGTGATCGCTGTGAAGGCGTGTCGTAAACAATTTTATTCTCCCCTGCCGGaccttcctctccctccaacTCTCCCCAAacacttcccaccccaccccacccctacttCTCCAGTAGGTCCCTTATACATACTTTGTGTCTTGAACCTACCTCTTTCACGTTGCTGCTAATCTTGGAATCCCAAGTAGACTGGTGAATACCCCGGGGCTCCTCGTGGAGATGATTGATGGCTTTTCCCCTTTGCTTCTATGAGACTAAGCAAATTCCTCGCAGCTTCTTCCCACAAAATGTACTCTGGCAGCTGCTGCTTCAGGCTCCCTCCTTTGTAAACATATGGGGTCTCTCCTGTGCTCTTTTTCCCCATTAAGTGCCCTGTAAACAAAagggggagatggtagaagagggaaaaggggatcaactatatggtgatggaaggagaactgactctgggtggtgaccacacagtgcaatatatagatgatgtattacagaaatgaacacttgaaacctatgtaattttactaaccaatgtcaccccaataaatttaataaaaattaaaaacaaaaacagaatgtcACCAATTTAACCcacaggaatgaatgaatgagaaatttgAATGGACCCCAATTCTGTTTGTGCTGCTTCCTTCTAAATGAAGGATAAATCGCATTTTACTATTAGGAGTTAGTTCATAAATGACTGGCAGATTTTGCTCTGTGTTCAAAATGTGCAATAAGCTGAACAACTTCACACCTGCAACTCAGACGTCCTGGAGTTGGTCCCAGCCTCTCTGCTAACTACCTAGGTGACCTCTGCCATGTCATTTAGCTTCTCCAATTTTCaatttctcagctataaaatgaacaGGTTGGACTAGATGAAATCTAAGGGAACTTCCGTGTCTAAAATTCTATCACCAATTCTGTGTGCACCGAATTCCATTCCCACCTAAATGGTGGAGTCTAAAACATCCTCCCCAGACAATTTTAAATTGCTGCTGAAAAGAAAAGTCTCGATGCTTTTCtttgtatgattaaaaaaaagaagaagaagaagaaaggtgtTGGTTACCTCTTATCGGTAATAGAAATGTACcaaaggaatttttcatttaaactttCTTAGAATTTTAGCCAAGATTGAATCTAGGAAGCATCACCTAGAAATTACAGTTTGCTAAGTATGTAAGGAAAAACCAGTTGAAAAGTTCTGACCAACACTCCACAGCATAAATGCAGAATTTTTCCCTTGGATGTCTCAAATGGTCAGTGAAAGTCATCAGTGGCTCCCGGGATATGCACCTGCCATGTGAAAAAATCAAAGTTACTGTGCAGGAGGACAAACCGCTACACCCGTGGAAATTTATATGTGCAAGTGGGGAAAGCCGTAGGCTCACAAGGACGTGTGCAGCCCAAGGCCTGCATTCTTAACTGGAGCCTATTCCTTAAATATGCTCACATtatctttcttactttcttcagTTGATTTTTTCCCATCTCTCTATAATGGTTTTTATCgcattttcaaatttctaatattaataaaactatggttcttttaatttaaagtttcCAAGCAAAGGGCTCTTTGTGGCTCCAATGTTGACTGGCATGAGGGGATGGTCCACAGACCTCAGTCACTGAAAATAGAAAGAGGCCCCTTCCCAGCAGCTCCATCCACCGGGAGAGGCCCTCACCGTGACTTCATGCTGGCCTGTGTGTTGCAATGTACAGTTTACAGGATGTTGAAATGcagattatttcatttgatccacCCTGTAGTGAGTCTGATGAACATGCGACTTGCCAAAGGTCAGCCACACATAAGCAAAGAGTCTACGATTCAAATCAGCTCACAGTCCAGACTCTACGATATTACGCTGCTGGGAAGTCTTTGAACTTCCTAAGACTACAGGGCCATTAGAAATCATTCTCAGGTCTGGAAATAAGATAAGATCCACAAAAggctttctaatatttttaaaaataggaatccTATATCAGTCTATCATGACTAATTATGTGACTCAGAAAATGAATTCTGTGAGTATTGGGGAGCCTTAAAATGAGGTTTTACTGCCTTGCAGTGTGAGCGCTTTTTCAAGTCAGTTATGACACGTCAGAAAATTTCAAGACCCTATTGAGGACTGTCCCATCTGAAGGGTTGGCATCCTGAATGATTGGCTCCTCACTTATCTGCTTGGTCGACTTGGTCCCCAGATATCCACCATAAGGACATAACCTTGCATTTAATCGTAACAGTGATTGCGTTGCACAACTTCCCCGGCAGTAGCAAGGCATTTGGCTTTATTTCCATGGAGGAAATTGAATCATGGTGGTGGAAAATCAGGACTAGAACCGGAAGTTCCCAGAACCTTGGTCGCTCTTGCCTATCATCTCGTTAGGATTCTGGAAAGGAGAAAGGTGTCCTTGCTAATGAAGCAGAGAGGCGATGGAGATGTGTTTAAATAAGAGCTTCATTTTTGTCATGCCTGAATAATTttgtggacttttctaaaatgGGAGGATGAAGTAGTCCTTCATTCTGTGATTGATTTAACACAGACCCTTGCGatattttcctgaatttttcaTCTTTGCATATTTGGTGGGTGGGTAGTGTTCTGACTCCCCTCCCTAGATCCAATGACTGGTTATTAAGAAAAGTGCACCATTTGTAACATCCCAGGGAAGCACACATTCCCTGGGTCCTGTTTCACTTTTGAGCTGGCAACTGTCAACCAAATAATCATCTCCATGGCAACATGGATGATACACCCACTTCCATCTTTTCTCccgtcatcttttgttatctctCCAGATCATAATAATGGAGATCTCAGCATAGACAAAAGACAggcacttgaaaaaataaaactgtgccCAGAGGGAAAAGGTTTTGTGCTtttaatcactgaaaaaaataccaCTAACATGGCAGGTTTGAAACATAAATGAATTTTCTTGAACTCAAAACTTGGAGATTACCCTAATTTAGGAAAATACCCATTAAGACCTACAGTGTTGAGTTCTCGTACGAGTTAGTTTTTTCTAAACAGATACTTAAACTATATTTCACAGTTTCTGGGGCAGCATACAATGTAAAGACATTCTGTAGCTGAGCACTGGTGTTTCAGAATTCAAGGGCACGCTTCACGTCAAAGTTAGAGCTGCCACCAGTGTTAGCGTTGACCTATATTTTCGtcacacaaacaaaacatttctaagaACATCAAGCCAGATAAGAACTTATTAAGTTTTCAACTTGTTCACTTGTATTCCATTGCCACACCATGCTTCTCTCAACTGGAAGAAACAATTCCATAACAAACCTGCAAATTGGTGCTGACAGCTTCCTCACGGACAGCAATATGTAgctttagtttgatataattaaAACGAAACTGCATGTTTTCAGTGACTAAGGATGACAGGCATTTACTTCGGACACTGGAAAGCTAAATTTAAAATCTAACAGTGTTATTCACGCTTGTGAATGTTCACATTCCCACAAAAGGCACGTCTGCCCAAAGCAAACTTTTGCTCAACCACAATGCCATTTTAGAACCAAATGtgattttctccttctctctttttcctttgtctttcctcaACTCTGCACAGCCAGccaagggagaaaaaggaaaaagtgtgtTTGAgagcaaataagaaaatgtaaggTTGCTGCTGGTCTGTATGCTTTTGAGGTGGGAAAGCCTAAGCACCACCAGGAAGGGTGATTAAAAGCCAGACACCCTGACTCCCTGGGGACAGATGTGCTCTGGAACTGCAGCACTCAGGGTGGGCTTGCACAGGAAATAACGTGGCCTACCTTCCCAGTGAACTCTCTTATTCTCCTTTTGGCCTGCAAGAGTCACCTAATAATAAGCCTTCTTAGTACAAAAATATGGATGAGCAAAAAGAGGTTAGGAATCTCGAAGTTTTATTTCACCTTCCCACTCCACCGGCCGGTAGCTGGACTGAACTAGTGCTAAGCTCCCAGAAGCCCTTTTAAGTGTCAATTCTAGGTTTGGCTTTTTAAACACCGTCTAGGTATCCTTCTTTCCAGAGTGagttttgttgtgttgtgttttgtttttcatctttaccCAGCCCAGCCTCTCCTCTCCACACCAGACTCCCGGGTTCTTCCTGTGCCTCAGAGATCACAAATATTTCATCCCTGAGGCTGCAAGACTTGGCAAAGACTCTTTCAGCGACAATGAAAACTACTCTGTTGCAACCAGGAGCTCGCAAATTCTCTGACAGAAGCATGCACCACACAGAGATGCTGAGGACCTGACAGTTGCAGCCTCACCCCTTCCCATGAATCCATCCTCATCTTCACACCCAGAATCTGCCTTTCGGCTGATAACTGAATTAGCAAGTATCTTCCCAACACATTCTCCCCTACTCCTAAATAGATgactaaggaaataaaacacacacaccaccgccaccgccaccaccaccctTAAATCTCTAGGGATCCACCAGCTCCCCAGGAAATGTTGGGGTTGCTGTAGTTGGTTTTATGGGGAGGTTTCTGAGGAAATTGGACGCTTTGCATTAGCCAGAGACTATACTTGGGGTAGCCGAGGGCCCTGCGGTGCTGTTGGGTGAGCGTGAGGCTTCGGACAGCTACCTGCTTCGCAGGTGCAGGGCCGAGAGCCAGGTGGAACGACCTTCCAAGTCTGTGCCTGGAGCGCAGGACTTGTtggcagaaggaaaaggaaaggagctaGGGGAGAGGGCGAGGTGGCAGGTCTAGAGAGGTAGAGAAAAGCGGGGCTCAGGGGCGAGAGCCCAGGGTCAGCGTGGAAAGCAGGTGCAACGCCCAGGACTCCGAGCCTGCTAGATGGAAAGAGGGAGGGTTAGGCAGAAGGGCAGAGAAAAAACGATCGCTGCAAAGGCAGGATGAGTGAGAAAATTCAGGAGAGCCACACACAGAGGTGGGATTCAGGCACCGCTCACTGAACAGATTTGAAACCCAGAGCGGGCGCGCCGGTCCCGGGTCCCCCACCTGTGGCTTTGCCCGACGCAAAGGCGCAGCCCGAGTTCACGCAGGTCGGAATCACGGATGCAGGGCTGGATGGACGCGCTCGGGGACCCGGCTTCCCACCGTTGTTCACGGAGAGAACAGTGCCGGATAAAAGGAGGGGTTGGATAGGTGCGGAGGGAAGGTGATCTCCTTTGCTTAGGGTTTGGGTGTTTTGGAAAGCTGCGCGCCGGCTCGGGTACGCTGCGGAAGAGTGAAGAGAGCGGGAAGGGACCAAGGGACCAGCCCGCAGCTGCCGAGGAGCTGACAGCTTTCCAGGATGGGGAAGGGTGGGGTCGAGTTTTGGGAGAACGGGCTTGTTGGGTAGAAAAGTCAGAGCAAACCCAGCCCCCATAGCCGGGCCCCAGAAACGCTGCGAGACCGGCCCCCTGCGACTGGCTGGTCCCGCCGCGGACTGGTGCACGCCGGACACTCACCCACCGCCCAGTGGTTGCCACGCGGGTACATCTTGGCCAGCACGATCTCTCTGGCCTCCGGCACCGGGGCGGCCGGCCCCTGAGGCGCTTGGCAGAGAATCAGCGCCAGCAGAACAAGCGGCAGCTCGCGGCCGCGCATGGTCCGGTTGGAAAG from Rhinolophus sinicus isolate RSC01 linkage group LG09, ASM3656204v1, whole genome shotgun sequence encodes the following:
- the GRP gene encoding LOW QUALITY PROTEIN: gastrin-releasing peptide (The sequence of the model RefSeq protein was modified relative to this genomic sequence to represent the inferred CDS: deleted 1 base in 1 codon), with translation MRGRELPLVLLALILCQAPQGPAAPVPEAREIVLAKMYPRGNHWAVGHLMGKKSTGETPYVYKGGSLKQQLPEYILWEEAARNLLSLIEAKGKSHNHLHEEPRGIHQSTWDSKISSNVKEVGSRHKVFADLSVPGSQCEGRNPQLN